In the Mytilus galloprovincialis chromosome 10, xbMytGall1.hap1.1, whole genome shotgun sequence genome, one interval contains:
- the LOC143047488 gene encoding complement C1q-like protein 3: MAWLRFICVLFALIGVSVRVTATCDARRGKTTCVTEDLLEMLMRINSNRGRDWDKQIRPAFFSTLSKNVVLSNSNKVLIFEGVKVNRGGGYDPSTGIFTAKRDGLYHFSCVIYGDSGKDVAYQLNKNDSLYVKGYSNNGTYEASSISVLVELKKGDRVYIKHRHSGQTEAVMGTDHSSFAGYFLQD, encoded by the exons ATGGCATGGTTACGCttcatttgtgttttgtttgctCTTATTGGTGTTTCCGTAAGAGTTACAGCTACTTGTGATGCACGAAGAG GAAAAACAACATGCGTTACGGAGGATCTTCTGGAAATGCTCATGAGAATTAATAGCAATAGAGGTAGAGATTGGG ATAAACAGATTAGACCTGCATTCTTCTCAACATTGtcaaaaaatgttgttttatccAACTCTAACAAAGTGTTGATATTTGAAGGAGTAAAGGTCAATAGAGGTGGAGGCTACGACCCATCTACAGGGATCTTCACTGCTAAAAGAGATGGATTGTATCATTTCAGTTGTGTGATTTATGGGGACAGTGGAAAAGACGTCGCTTATCAACTCAACAAGAACGACTCATTGTATgtaaagggatattcaaacaaCGGAACATACGAAGCAAGTAGTATTAGTGTATTGGTTGAATTAAAGAAAGGAGATCGTGTTTATATTAAGCATAGACACAGCGGCCAGACAGAGGCAGTTATGGGAACTGATCATTCATCATTTGCTGGCTATTTTTTGCAagattga
- the LOC143049130 gene encoding complement C1q-like protein 3: protein MACSSFIFVLFALTGVSLGVGASCNTQRGKTTCVTEDLLEMLIRINSRKSGSDEKIKPAFYASLKGDVSLSDSNKVLKFEDVRVNRGRGYDLSTGIFTATRDGLYHFSCVIYGDRGDDVGYQLNKNESLYVKGYSNNGAYEASTLSVLMELKKGDRVYIQHRHSGNTDKVIGSDHSSFGGFFFARIKSSK from the exons ATGGCATGTTCAAGCTTCATCTTTGTTTTGTTTGCTCTTACTGGTGTTTCCTTAGGAGTTGGAGCTTCTTGTAATACACAAAGAG GAAAAACAACATGCGTTACGGAAGATCTTCTAGAAATGCTAATTAGAATTAATAGTCGGAAAAGTGGGAGTG ATGAAAAGATAAAACCTGCTTTCTACGCCTCACTAAAAGGGGATGTCTCTTTGTCCGATTCGAACAAGGTGCTAAAATTTGAAGATGTACGGGTGAATAGAGGTAGAGGATATGATCTATCAACTGGTATCTTCACTGCTACGAGGGACGGATTGTATCATTTTAGTTGTGTGATTTATGGGGACAGGGGAGATGATGTTGGTTACCAACTCAACAAGAACGAATCTTTATACGTGAAGGGGTACTCAAACAACGGAGCATACGAAGCCAGTACTCTCAGTGTATTGATGGAATTAAAGAAAGGAGATCGGGTTTATATCCAACATAGACACAGCGGCAACACCGATAAAGTAATTGGTAGTGATCATTCATCATTTGGCGGGTTTTTTTTTGCAAGAATAAAATCCTCAAAATAA